A single genomic interval of Malania oleifera isolate guangnan ecotype guangnan chromosome 13, ASM2987363v1, whole genome shotgun sequence harbors:
- the LOC131145653 gene encoding uncharacterized protein LOC131145653: MMGSFSDDDKEFRFFDAQEDVLSVSSSGTDWLENSDSSNVCSDYASSDVQFCYDAWIRSPGSIQERRSKFLDRMGLSLDRNVENNTVDLYGYVGEEVDRVRKSSGAVLRTSNFVGGFCSSQSSMSCWSNDASELSKDLVLKAEFVCRTGNLDHKRECTIDELRQDGKLNKCQVGVDQLSAREDFQNSSRSSPPVHQPEQPDIVRVSNSAGEVKTKGVKKRWLSRFHSLPCIEDGQAESGSLRPVNIASIRGARAQRVKVRQSGKQMKELSALYMGQDIQAHEGSILMMKFSPDGRYLASAGEDGIVRLWQVVEDQRSNEFDIIDIDPSCIYFTVNKLSELSPLVVEKEKKGKLNQRKSSDSSCVILPQKVFRIQEKPVHEFHGHVGKILDLSWSKNNLLLSASIDKTVRLWQVGCNHCLKVFSHNNYVTCVQFNPVDDNYFISGSIDGKVRIWGTHGCQVVGWADIKEIVTAICYHPDGQGGVVGSMTGNCRFYNVSDNHMQLDAPISLHSKKKSTCKRITGLQFLPQDPSKVMVTCADSQVRILCGNSVIGKYKGVRNAGNQILASLTSDGKRIVSACEDSNVYVWNCTTQNESVPSQGKNVRSSERFSTNVSVAIPWCGLKYGDSASKSQFNLINGNSANTLFSPAHFSLNKEFLESFPKGSATWPEEKLPTSSSLPVPSTMRKSQYNFLKSSCKSTYISHAWGLVIVTAGWDGHIRSFLNYGLPVPA, from the exons ATGATGGGTAGTTTCAGTGATGACGACAAAGAATTCCGATTCTTTGATGCTCAGGAGGACGTCCTCTCGGTGTCCAGTTCTGGTACTGATTGGCTTGAGAACTCGGATTCGTCTAATGTGTGTAGCGACTATGCTTCGAGTGACGTCCAGTTCTGCTATGATGCGTGGATAAGAAGTCCTGGAAGCATTCAAGAGCGCCGAAGCAAATTTTTAGATCGGATGGGTTTGAGCTTAGATAGGAATGTAGAGAATAATACAGTAGATTTGTATGGTTATGTAGGAGAAGAGGTTGATAGAGTTAGGAAAAGCAGTGGAGCTGTGCTGAGAACTTCAAATTTTGTAGGTGGGTTTTGTTCCAGTCAGTCTTCAATGTCATGCTGGTCCAACGATGCTTCAGAATTATCAAAAGATTTGGTTTTGAAGGCGGAATTTGTTTGCAGAACTGGGAACTTGGATCACAAGAGAGAGTGTACTATTGATGAACTGAGGCAAGATGGTAAGCTGAACAAATGCCAAGTGGGTGTGGACCAACTATCAGCTAGGGAAGACTTCCAGAACAGTTCCAGGTCATCTCCTCCAGTTCACCAGCCTGAGCAGCCAGATATTGTGAGGGTAAGCAATTCGGCAGGTGAAGTTAAAACTAAGGGTGTTAAGAAGAGGTGGTTGAGTAGATTTCACTCCTTGCCATGCATTGAGGATGGGCAAGCAGAGTCTGGAAGCCTAAGACCCGTTAACATTGCTTCGATTCGGGGAGCCAGGGCTCAGAGGGTTAAGGTTCGCCAAAGCGGAAAGCAGATGAAGGAACTTTCAGCTCTTTATATGGGGCAGGATATTCAGGCCCATGAGGGATCAATTTTGATGATGAAATTCAGTCCTGATGGTCGATACCTTGCCAGTGCTGGTGAAGATGGGATTGTTCGCCTATGGCAAGTGGTGGAGGACCAAAGATCAAACGAATTTGACATCATAGACATAGATCCATCCTGTATATACTTCACGGTGAATAAACTTTCCGAGCTTTCACCACTTGTTGTAGAGAAGGAGAAAAAAGGTAAATTGAACCAGAGGAAAAGTTCAGACTCATCTTGTGTCATTTTACCCCAGAAGGTCTTCCGCATACAAGAGAAACCAGTACATGAGTTCCATGGGCATGTTGGCAAGATCTTGGATCTGTCTTGGTCAAAGAATAAT CTTTTGCTGTCAGCTTCAATTGATAAAACTGTTCGTCTGTGGCAAGTGGGATGCAACCATTGCCTCAAAGTATTTTCACATAATAATTATG TGACCTGCGTCCAGTTTAACCCAGTCGATGATAATTACTTTATCAGTGGTTCAATAGACGGAAAAGTTCGCATTTGGGGAACTCATGGTTGCCAAGTGGTTGGTTGGGCTGATATTAAAGAAATTGTCACTGCCATCTGTTACCACCCTGATGGACAG GGAGGAGTTGTTGGCTCCATGACAGGCAATTGTCGTTTTTATAATGTTTCAG ATAATCACATGCAATTGGATGCTCCAATAAGCTTGCACAGTAAAAAGAAATCGACCTGCAAAAGGATAACTGGCTTGCAG TTTCTCCCACAAGACCCGAGCAAAGTGATGGTCACTTGTGCTGATTCGCAAGTCAGAATTCTTTGTGGAAACAGTGTGATTGGCAAGTACAAGG gtgtACGAAATGCTGGAAACCAGATACTTGCATCCCTCACATCAGATGGGAAGCGTATTGTCTCAGCATGTGAAGATTCAAATGTTTATGTATGGAACTGCACTACCCAGAACGAGTCTGTCCCCTCTCAAGGAAAGAATGTTAGATCCTCTGAGCGCTTCTCCACAAATGTATCAGTTGCAATACCTTGGTGTGGATTGAAATATGGAGACTCGGCTAGCAAATCCCAATTTAATCTCATAAATGGGAATTCTGCCAATACTCTGTTCTCTCCTGCTCATTTCTCTTTGAACAAAGAATTCTTGGAGTCTTTTCCCAAGGGTTCAGCAACTTGGCCAGAGGAAAAGCTCCCTACGTCAAGCTCACTGCCTGTGCCATCTACTATGCGCAAATCTCAATACAACTTTCTGAAGTCTTCCTGCAAGAGTACATACATTTCCCATGCATGGGGTCTGGTTATTGTGACTGCAGGCTGGGATGGACATATCAGGTCTTTCCTTAACTATGGATTACCAGTACCTGCTTGA